The Micromonospora krabiensis genome window below encodes:
- a CDS encoding phosphatidylserine decarboxylase, which translates to MTQSPAVPTPGRPGPVRIGERAARTLVTELARLNDPKAALLVGADPQSAVLAAAIEALLPGDRLTVVPADGSSAAALREHVTALGRWVADRVRVVDSLAEAEAAEVVIAGEPLLGTAEETRTAIEGLTKFLADGAVLSVATAATPGRTAGAAAELGRQGALYGVATDLVVRNTPPVRLHRLRFTPASPAAADRLAPAHRPSSVPLTRTMHIDSNGVAAAGISLGLAALARLARPKSKLWLLPALAAGPVAAFFRDPERDIPEDPSAVVAAADGQVLSVQRLHDERFGDGEWLRIAVFLSVLDVHVNRAPVAGKVVDYFVADGGFVNAMKPDAEHNVAAYTVLDTARGTVVVAQRTGLIARRIVQRAPIGALLAKGERFGLIRFGSRTDVYLPAEAAEPLVGPGDKVVGGSTVIARWS; encoded by the coding sequence ATGACCCAGTCCCCCGCCGTGCCCACCCCCGGCCGGCCCGGTCCGGTCCGCATCGGCGAGCGAGCCGCCCGTACCCTCGTCACCGAGCTGGCCCGGCTCAACGACCCGAAGGCCGCGCTGCTGGTCGGCGCGGACCCGCAGTCCGCGGTGCTGGCCGCCGCGATCGAGGCGCTGCTGCCCGGCGACCGGCTCACCGTGGTGCCGGCCGACGGGTCGTCCGCCGCCGCGCTGCGTGAGCACGTCACCGCCCTGGGCCGGTGGGTCGCCGACCGGGTCCGGGTGGTCGACTCCCTCGCCGAAGCCGAGGCCGCCGAGGTCGTGATCGCCGGCGAGCCGCTTCTCGGCACGGCCGAGGAGACCCGTACGGCGATCGAGGGGCTGACGAAGTTCCTCGCCGACGGCGCGGTGCTGAGCGTGGCGACCGCGGCGACCCCCGGCCGGACGGCCGGCGCGGCGGCCGAGCTGGGGCGGCAGGGCGCACTGTACGGCGTCGCCACGGACCTGGTGGTCCGCAACACCCCGCCGGTGCGCCTCCACCGGCTGCGGTTCACGCCGGCCAGCCCGGCCGCGGCGGACCGCCTCGCGCCGGCCCACCGGCCGTCCAGCGTGCCGCTGACCCGGACCATGCACATCGACTCCAACGGCGTGGCCGCCGCCGGCATCAGCCTGGGCCTGGCCGCCCTGGCTCGGCTGGCCCGACCGAAGTCGAAGCTCTGGCTGCTGCCCGCCCTCGCCGCCGGCCCGGTCGCGGCGTTCTTCCGGGACCCGGAGCGGGACATTCCCGAGGACCCGTCGGCCGTCGTGGCCGCGGCGGACGGTCAGGTCCTGTCCGTTCAGCGGCTGCACGACGAGCGCTTCGGCGACGGCGAGTGGCTGCGGATCGCGGTCTTCCTGTCGGTGCTCGACGTGCACGTCAACCGCGCGCCGGTGGCCGGCAAGGTCGTCGACTACTTCGTGGCGGACGGTGGGTTCGTCAACGCCATGAAGCCCGACGCCGAGCACAACGTGGCGGCCTACACGGTGCTGGACACGGCGCGCGGCACCGTCGTGGTGGCGCAGCGCACCGGGCTGATCGCCCGGCGGATCGTGCAGCGGGCACCGATCGGCGCGCTGCTGGCCAAGGGCGAGCGCTTCGGGCTGATCCGGTTCGGTTCGCGGACGGACGTCTACCTGCCGGCCGAGGCGGCGGAGCCGCTGGTCGGCCCGGGCGACAAGGTCGTGGGCGGCTCGACCGTCATCGCGCGCTGGAGCTGA
- a CDS encoding PspC domain-containing protein → MTTASPPPRLYRAPEHRMAAGVAAGIADHLGISVLRVRVAFMVLLGLSGLGLLLYAAFWAVVPLRPGDPGVPPRRDVAQLLPFVAIGLGVLLVQVMVFDSVGAAGTAGWLVAIIAVGAGVIWHQSAPERRRQWGETLPVPWLGAVVEESDRRAFVLRFIGGGVLVAVGIIGVAAVYSPAQNFDAVINGVIFALVGLAGVGVVAAPVLWRTYNQLRSEREGRIREQERAELAAMVHDQVLHTLALIQRNAADVKTVQRLARGQERSLRNWLYKPTASPTERLAAALEQAAAEVEDTFAVTVEAVVVGDRETDERVGALVAAAREALVNAARHAAVQTISLYAEVEPDQVSVFVRDRGKGFDPDTVEDHRHGVRGSIIGRMKRHGGRAEIRSEPGEGTEVRLILPISRDSSTAERDR, encoded by the coding sequence ATCACCACCGCAAGCCCGCCGCCGCGCCTCTACCGCGCCCCGGAGCATCGGATGGCCGCCGGGGTGGCCGCCGGCATCGCCGACCATCTGGGCATCTCGGTGCTGCGGGTACGCGTCGCCTTCATGGTCCTGCTCGGGCTGAGCGGGCTCGGTCTGCTGCTCTACGCCGCCTTCTGGGCCGTCGTGCCGCTGCGGCCCGGTGACCCAGGGGTGCCGCCCCGCCGGGACGTGGCCCAACTGCTGCCGTTCGTGGCGATCGGCCTGGGCGTGCTCCTCGTCCAGGTGATGGTCTTCGACTCCGTGGGCGCCGCGGGCACCGCCGGCTGGTTGGTGGCGATCATCGCGGTCGGTGCCGGCGTGATCTGGCACCAGTCCGCGCCGGAGCGTCGCCGGCAGTGGGGCGAGACGCTGCCGGTGCCCTGGCTCGGCGCGGTCGTCGAGGAGAGCGACCGCCGGGCCTTCGTCCTGCGCTTCATCGGCGGCGGGGTGCTCGTGGCGGTGGGGATCATCGGTGTCGCCGCCGTCTACTCGCCGGCGCAGAACTTCGACGCGGTGATCAACGGCGTGATCTTCGCGCTGGTCGGCCTCGCCGGTGTCGGCGTGGTCGCGGCGCCGGTGCTGTGGCGGACGTACAACCAGCTGCGGTCGGAGCGTGAGGGGCGCATCCGCGAGCAGGAGCGGGCCGAGTTGGCCGCGATGGTGCACGACCAGGTGCTGCACACCCTCGCCCTGATCCAGCGCAACGCGGCCGACGTCAAGACCGTCCAGCGGCTGGCCCGCGGGCAGGAGCGGTCGCTGCGCAACTGGCTCTACAAGCCCACCGCGTCGCCGACCGAGCGGCTGGCCGCCGCGCTGGAGCAGGCCGCGGCCGAGGTCGAGGACACCTTCGCGGTCACGGTCGAGGCGGTCGTGGTCGGTGACCGGGAGACCGACGAGCGGGTGGGCGCGCTGGTCGCCGCCGCCCGGGAGGCGCTGGTGAACGCCGCCCGGCACGCCGCGGTGCAGACGATCTCCCTCTACGCCGAGGTCGAGCCCGATCAGGTCAGCGTGTTCGTGCGAGATCGGGGGAAGGGCTTCGACCCCGATACGGTGGAGGACCACCGGCACGGCGTCCGCGGTTCGATCATCGGGCGGATGAAGCGGCACGGCGGTCGGGCCGAGATCCGGTCCGAGCCGGGGGAGGGGACCGAGGTCCGGTTGATCCTGCCGATCTCCCGGGACTCGTCCACGGCGGAAAGGGACAGATGA
- a CDS encoding CDP-alcohol phosphatidyltransferase family protein, whose protein sequence is MRRSSTFARQVLLVRVGRRDGDPSGATDVALPEPRYTERRRRRYGLDRFNRTGLDRIARAEIDAVMPVSPALAPVVEPDEETGRSIPLLPGERTATRRMKFALVNACTLSSLMLGMLAIFLAMQGEVQVAALCLIACVAFDGLDGALARKLGVASPFGAQMDSLADMCSFGLAAPVVVYASLAGSVSTAAAAVACALVAACAAIRLARFNVSPKDGRFFCGVPTTMAAAVLAVTVAIRLPVPGPVLLGGVALLAFAMVSSFPYAKLARLVKLPPWLWLAPVVGALIDIRLTFALIVVGYLVSGPVLWLRQRRAA, encoded by the coding sequence CTGCGCCGGAGCAGCACCTTCGCCCGGCAGGTGCTGCTGGTCCGGGTGGGCCGCCGCGACGGCGACCCGTCGGGCGCCACCGACGTGGCGCTGCCGGAGCCCCGCTACACGGAGCGGCGCCGTCGTCGCTACGGCCTCGACCGCTTCAACCGCACCGGCCTCGACCGGATCGCCCGGGCCGAGATCGACGCGGTCATGCCGGTCAGCCCGGCCCTCGCGCCGGTGGTGGAGCCCGACGAGGAGACCGGACGGTCGATCCCCCTGCTCCCGGGTGAGCGCACCGCCACCCGTCGGATGAAGTTCGCGCTGGTCAACGCGTGCACCCTGAGCAGCCTGATGCTGGGCATGCTGGCCATCTTCCTGGCGATGCAGGGCGAGGTGCAGGTCGCCGCGCTCTGCCTGATCGCCTGCGTCGCGTTCGACGGGCTCGACGGGGCGCTGGCCCGCAAGCTGGGCGTCGCCAGCCCGTTCGGCGCGCAGATGGACTCGTTGGCCGACATGTGCTCCTTCGGCCTCGCCGCGCCCGTGGTGGTCTACGCCTCGCTGGCCGGCTCCGTCTCGACGGCGGCCGCGGCCGTGGCCTGCGCTCTCGTCGCCGCCTGCGCCGCCATCCGGCTGGCCCGGTTCAACGTCTCGCCGAAGGACGGCCGGTTCTTCTGCGGAGTGCCCACCACCATGGCCGCGGCGGTGCTCGCGGTGACCGTGGCGATCCGCCTGCCCGTCCCCGGGCCGGTGCTGCTGGGCGGGGTGGCACTGCTCGCCTTCGCGATGGTGTCCAGCTTCCCCTACGCGAAGCTCGCCCGGCTGGTGAAGCTGCCCCCGTGGCTCTGGCTGGCCCCGGTGGTCGGCGCGCTGATCGACATCCGGCTGACCTTCGCCCTGATCGTGGTCGGTTACCTGGTCAGCGGCCCGGTCCTCTGGCTGCGCCAGCGCCGCGCCGCCTGA
- a CDS encoding PspC domain-containing protein encodes MTEEAAQPPRPLAGQPGEPPPPPPPASTGPASTAPTDARPAEPGPTSPAEVAGASDTTTHTARPLSGPAGYGPGPEASTGHTAGDTAPGGPSFGAGGPTAGPGEPVGAPGFGAGTPAGPGFGAGGPGFGAPFGYGDRVPGAGGAGGTPPPPGGQSGAAAGPPPGGTGFTSRYGLVRPRDGRYLAGVCAAIGRATNTDPVLWRVLLAVLGFFGGIGILVYVAAWLIIPGEGDTASPVESMLGRGRSSMSPVTVIVLGILVAVGFGYIVTDAFRAVLLGAAILIGGALLLNRPNRGPQAATQAGPVPGAPPGPVPPVAYPAPERFAAPPTVDLAGGPATAAPGVVPASVPAGTGHPVSAPHGGSAAHGAVPVSGGAPVPAPAPVSGQPAEATAQLPAWSPGTGDTASWPSAPTTASAWSTAASAQTPTSATPAGTDYPPAAPLPPAGYRPPFAPHGPYASQSTYPPPKPPKPAKPPKRPKERSPLGAVTFSLIFLALGLVAVLDLLNVFDVGASAYFAAALATIGLGLLVGTWFGRARWLIALGVVTAAALGVGTVAESYDRVRGVDGAVTWAPASYQDLADRYENSFGDAVLDLRTIDFDKRNTEISVAINFGKATVVVPPNVDVTTVADVNAGDARIFGRHFAGPAGRSREITDLGPDGAGGGTLRLSIHVNAGNLEVTR; translated from the coding sequence ATGACCGAGGAAGCTGCCCAGCCGCCCCGCCCTCTGGCGGGTCAGCCGGGTGAACCACCGCCACCCCCGCCACCCGCGTCCACCGGCCCGGCCTCGACGGCCCCGACCGACGCGCGGCCCGCCGAGCCGGGCCCGACGAGCCCCGCCGAGGTGGCCGGCGCCTCGGACACCACGACCCACACCGCCCGTCCCCTCTCGGGCCCGGCGGGCTACGGCCCGGGGCCCGAGGCGTCGACCGGTCACACCGCGGGCGACACCGCCCCCGGCGGCCCGAGCTTCGGCGCGGGCGGTCCGACGGCCGGCCCGGGCGAACCGGTAGGCGCTCCCGGCTTCGGTGCGGGCACTCCGGCCGGTCCGGGCTTCGGCGCCGGTGGTCCGGGCTTCGGGGCTCCCTTCGGATACGGCGACCGTGTGCCCGGTGCCGGCGGCGCCGGTGGCACCCCGCCGCCACCCGGCGGGCAGTCGGGCGCCGCAGCCGGCCCACCGCCCGGCGGCACCGGCTTCACCTCGCGCTACGGCCTCGTCCGGCCCCGCGACGGGCGCTACCTGGCCGGCGTCTGCGCGGCCATCGGCCGCGCCACCAACACCGATCCGGTGCTCTGGCGGGTGCTGCTCGCCGTGCTCGGGTTCTTCGGCGGGATCGGCATCCTGGTGTACGTCGCCGCGTGGCTGATCATCCCCGGCGAGGGGGACACCGCGTCGCCGGTGGAGTCGATGCTCGGCCGAGGGCGGTCCAGCATGTCCCCGGTCACCGTGATCGTGCTCGGCATCCTGGTCGCGGTCGGCTTCGGCTACATCGTCACCGACGCGTTCCGGGCGGTTCTGCTCGGCGCGGCCATCCTGATCGGGGGCGCGCTGCTGCTCAACCGGCCGAACCGGGGTCCGCAGGCCGCCACGCAGGCCGGCCCGGTGCCCGGTGCGCCGCCCGGCCCGGTGCCGCCGGTCGCCTACCCGGCCCCGGAGCGTTTCGCCGCGCCGCCGACCGTCGACCTGGCCGGTGGACCCGCCACGGCGGCGCCCGGTGTGGTCCCGGCGTCGGTGCCGGCCGGCACCGGTCACCCGGTCAGCGCTCCGCACGGGGGGAGCGCTGCGCACGGGGCTGTCCCCGTCTCCGGCGGCGCGCCGGTCCCGGCTCCCGCGCCGGTCTCCGGGCAGCCCGCCGAGGCCACCGCGCAGCTGCCGGCCTGGTCGCCGGGCACCGGTGACACGGCCAGTTGGCCCAGCGCACCCACGACGGCCTCCGCCTGGTCGACGGCGGCCTCCGCGCAAACGCCGACGAGTGCGACTCCGGCCGGCACCGACTATCCGCCGGCCGCGCCGCTGCCCCCGGCCGGCTACCGGCCGCCGTTCGCCCCGCACGGCCCGTACGCGTCGCAGTCCACCTACCCGCCGCCCAAGCCCCCGAAGCCGGCGAAGCCACCGAAGCGGCCGAAGGAACGCTCCCCGCTGGGCGCGGTGACCTTCTCACTGATCTTCCTGGCCCTGGGCCTGGTCGCCGTCCTCGACCTACTCAACGTGTTCGACGTCGGCGCGTCGGCGTACTTCGCCGCGGCCCTGGCCACCATCGGTCTCGGGCTGCTCGTCGGCACCTGGTTCGGCCGGGCCCGCTGGCTGATCGCGCTCGGCGTGGTGACCGCCGCCGCGTTGGGCGTGGGGACGGTGGCCGAGTCGTACGACCGGGTCCGGGGTGTGGACGGGGCGGTGACCTGGGCGCCCGCCAGCTACCAGGACCTCGCGGACCGCTACGAGAACAGCTTCGGCGACGCGGTGCTCGACCTGCGGACGATCGACTTCGACAAGCGGAACACCGAGATCAGCGTCGCGATCAACTTCGGCAAGGCCACGGTCGTGGTGCCGCCGAACGTCGACGTGACCACGGTGGCCGACGTCAACGCCGGTGACGCGAGGATCTTCGGCCGCCACTTCGCCGGGCCGGCGGGGCGGTCCCGGGAGATCACCGACCTCGGCCCGGACGGCGCCGGCGGCGGAACACTCCGCCTGTCCATCCACGTCAACGCCGGCAACCTGGAGGTGACCCGGTGA